In Chelmon rostratus isolate fCheRos1 chromosome 9, fCheRos1.pri, whole genome shotgun sequence, the following proteins share a genomic window:
- the LOC121611859 gene encoding protocadherin alpha-C2-like isoform X2, with translation MMAFGVRLLFVRRYVSVFLFLSATMNTASTVTHYSVPEEMEEGSVVANLAADLGLDVKTLKGRKMRIDVVGNKKYLDINKDTGELFILERIDRELLCPLKTQYCFLKLDAAIENPIRMFNIEVEITDINDNAPHFRRGTMHLDISESSPVGERFSLNNAADPDVGTNSVKDYHLSSSEHFSIEIQTGRDGTKFADLILKKALDREQQAVHNLILTAVDGGVPTRTGTASIIVRVLDVNDNAPSFDKDKYVVDVMENSPIGSLVMKMNATDLDEGSNSDIVYSYSLYTSERTQQMFNLNPENGEIRVKEMINYEDFKIYEMEVIASDKGPNSLSGQCKLTIQVTDMNDNHPEISIKSFQSPIKENEPIDTVIAVVSVSDKDSGDNGVVDLHIPDNMPFKLRESSDNYYELVVSEPLDREKVPEYDVTFTVTDRGSPPLSDNETMTLELLDVNDNVPQFPQSFYTIRVMENNAPGALLSSLTAFDPDLHENQYLVYFILEKEIANTSMSMLFSINPENGNLYALKTFDYEIEKEFLFHIEARDSGSPPLSSNVTVHIIIVDQNDNAPVIVSPWRAHGSVVEEKIPRSTDKGSLVAKVIALDTDSVHNSRITYQFLQVTDATLFSLDQYNGEIRTMRMFSYRDPRHQRLVVVAKDNGEPALSATVTIKLSTVETAVKAYSDMTEVPLEYDIFSDLNLYLVIGLGSVSFLLLITILVTIVLKCQKPKASKATPPCRNSVISERNSTIADSTLVSNDAYWYSLFLAETRKGKLVVRQPVPKGSRYIVSSIPRGTGLTDTSDSAASTLQYPK, from the exons ATGATGGCGTTTGGTGTTCGACTGTTGTTCGTGAGACGATACGTTTCcgtatttctctttctttctgccacCATGAACACTGCATCCACCGTTACGCATTATTCTGTTCCCGAAGAAATGGAGGAAGGCTCTGTCGTTGCGAATTTAGCAGCTGATTTGGGATTGGACGTGAAGACACTAAAGGGAAGGAAAATGCGCATTGACGTTGTAGGTAATAAAAAGTATCTTGATATCAACAAGGACACCGGGGAGCTGTTTATTCTGGAAAGGATAGACAGAGAATTGTTGTGCCCCTTAAAAACCCAATACTGCTTTCTTAAATTAGACGCTGCAATTGAAAATCCAATACGAATGTTTAATATCGAGGTGGAAATCACGGATATTAATGACAACGCCCCTCATTTTCGACGAGGAACGATGCATTTGGACATCTCTGAATCCAGCCCCGTTGGAGAGAGATTCTCATTGAataatgcagcagatccagatGTTGGAACGAATTCTGTGAAAGATTACCATCTGAGCTCAAGTGAACATTTCTCAATTGAAATTCAGACCGGGAGAGACGGGACAAAGTTTGCGGATTTGATTCTGAAAAAAGCTTtagacagagagcagcaggcagtTCATAATCTGATACTGACAGCAGTGGACGGTGGAGTCCCCACGCGCACAGGTACAGCCAGCATCATTGTTCGCGTGCTTGATGTGAACGACAACGCCCCTTCATTTGACAAAGACAAATACGTCGTGGATGTGATGGAAAACTCCCCGATTGGCAGTCTggtaatgaaaatgaatgccACTGATTTAGATGAAGGGAGCAATTCTGATATTGTTTATTCATATAGTTTGTATACATCAGAGAGGACGCAACAGATGTTTAACTTGAATCCAGAAAACGGTGAAATCAGAGTAAAAGAGATGATAAATTATGAAGACTTTAAGATTTATGAAATGGAGGTCATTGCAAGTGATAAGGGGCCTAACTCCTTATCTGGACAGTGTAAACTGACAATCCAGGTGACAGATATGAATGACAACCACCCAGAAATATCCATCAAATCATTTCAAAGTCCGATCAAAGAAAATGAGCCAATAGACACAGTGATCGCTGTAGTTAGTGTCAGTGACAAAGACTCAGGAGACAACGGAGTGGTTGATCTTCATATTCCAGATAATATGCCTTTCAAACTGAGGGAATCCTCTGATAACTATTATGAGTTAGTCGTATCAGAGCCGTTAGACCGTGAGAAGGTTCCAGAATATGACGTGACTTTCACTGTTACAGACAGAGGTTCTCCTCCTTTATCTGACAATGAAACTATGACGTTggaactgctggatgtgaatgACAATGTTCCACAGTTCCCTCAGTCATTTTATACTATCCGTGTGATGGAGAATAACGCACCTGGGGCCTTGCTCAGTTCCCTCACTGCGTTTGACCCTGACCTCCATGAAAACCAGTATCTGGTGTATTTCATCCTGGAGAAGGAGATAGCCAACACCTCCATGTCCATGCTGTTCTCCATCAATCCAGAGAACGGGAATCTTTACGCACTGAAAACTTTTGACTATGAGATCGAGAAGGAGTTTCTTTTCCACATCGAGGCCAGAGACTCTGGCTCTCCTCCACTCAGCAGCAACGTGACGGTCCACATCATCATAGTGGACCAGAACGACAACGCTCCGGTGATTGTCTCTCCGTGGCGCGCGCACGGCTCGGTGGTGGAGGAAAAGATCCCCAGATCCACCGACAAAGGCTCTCTGGTTGCCAAGGTGATAGCCTTAGACACCGACTCGGTGCACAACTCTCGGATTACCTACCAGTTTCTCCAGGTGACTGACGCCACCttgttcagtctggaccaatACAACGGAGAGATCCGGACTATGAGGATGTTCAGTTACAGAGATCCGCGCCATCAGAGACTGGTTGTTGTTGCCAAGGACAACGGGGAGCCTGCTCTCTCTGCTACAGTCACCATCAAGCTGTCCACAGTGGAGACTGCCGTGAAGGCCTACTCTGACATGACGGAGGTGCCTCTAGAATACGACATCTTCTCAGACCTAAACCTGTATTTGGTCATCGGTCTGGGCTCGGTGTCATTTCTCCTGCTCATCACCATATTGGTCACCATCGTGCTCAAATGTCAGAAACCCAAGGCCAGCAAAGCGACTCCTCCCTGCAGGAACAGTGTGATCAGTGAGAGGAACTCCACCATCGCAGATTCCACTCTGGTGTCCAACGATGCCTACTGGTACAGTCTGTTTCTAGCGGAGACCAGGAAAGGAAAGCTGGTGGTGAGACAGCCTGTGCCAAAGGGCTCCAGATACATCGTGTCCAGTATACCAAGAGGAACAGGACTGACAGACACGAGTGACTCTGCAGCGTCCACTCTGCAG TACCCTAAATGA
- the LOC121611859 gene encoding protocadherin alpha-C2-like isoform X1, producing the protein MMAFGVRLLFVRRYVSVFLFLSATMNTASTVTHYSVPEEMEEGSVVANLAADLGLDVKTLKGRKMRIDVVGNKKYLDINKDTGELFILERIDRELLCPLKTQYCFLKLDAAIENPIRMFNIEVEITDINDNAPHFRRGTMHLDISESSPVGERFSLNNAADPDVGTNSVKDYHLSSSEHFSIEIQTGRDGTKFADLILKKALDREQQAVHNLILTAVDGGVPTRTGTASIIVRVLDVNDNAPSFDKDKYVVDVMENSPIGSLVMKMNATDLDEGSNSDIVYSYSLYTSERTQQMFNLNPENGEIRVKEMINYEDFKIYEMEVIASDKGPNSLSGQCKLTIQVTDMNDNHPEISIKSFQSPIKENEPIDTVIAVVSVSDKDSGDNGVVDLHIPDNMPFKLRESSDNYYELVVSEPLDREKVPEYDVTFTVTDRGSPPLSDNETMTLELLDVNDNVPQFPQSFYTIRVMENNAPGALLSSLTAFDPDLHENQYLVYFILEKEIANTSMSMLFSINPENGNLYALKTFDYEIEKEFLFHIEARDSGSPPLSSNVTVHIIIVDQNDNAPVIVSPWRAHGSVVEEKIPRSTDKGSLVAKVIALDTDSVHNSRITYQFLQVTDATLFSLDQYNGEIRTMRMFSYRDPRHQRLVVVAKDNGEPALSATVTIKLSTVETAVKAYSDMTEVPLEYDIFSDLNLYLVIGLGSVSFLLLITILVTIVLKCQKPKASKATPPCRNSVISERNSTIADSTLVSNDAYWYSLFLAETRKGKLVVRQPVPKGSRYIVSSIPRGTGLTDTSDSAASTLQASTTSSSSST; encoded by the exons ATGATGGCGTTTGGTGTTCGACTGTTGTTCGTGAGACGATACGTTTCcgtatttctctttctttctgccacCATGAACACTGCATCCACCGTTACGCATTATTCTGTTCCCGAAGAAATGGAGGAAGGCTCTGTCGTTGCGAATTTAGCAGCTGATTTGGGATTGGACGTGAAGACACTAAAGGGAAGGAAAATGCGCATTGACGTTGTAGGTAATAAAAAGTATCTTGATATCAACAAGGACACCGGGGAGCTGTTTATTCTGGAAAGGATAGACAGAGAATTGTTGTGCCCCTTAAAAACCCAATACTGCTTTCTTAAATTAGACGCTGCAATTGAAAATCCAATACGAATGTTTAATATCGAGGTGGAAATCACGGATATTAATGACAACGCCCCTCATTTTCGACGAGGAACGATGCATTTGGACATCTCTGAATCCAGCCCCGTTGGAGAGAGATTCTCATTGAataatgcagcagatccagatGTTGGAACGAATTCTGTGAAAGATTACCATCTGAGCTCAAGTGAACATTTCTCAATTGAAATTCAGACCGGGAGAGACGGGACAAAGTTTGCGGATTTGATTCTGAAAAAAGCTTtagacagagagcagcaggcagtTCATAATCTGATACTGACAGCAGTGGACGGTGGAGTCCCCACGCGCACAGGTACAGCCAGCATCATTGTTCGCGTGCTTGATGTGAACGACAACGCCCCTTCATTTGACAAAGACAAATACGTCGTGGATGTGATGGAAAACTCCCCGATTGGCAGTCTggtaatgaaaatgaatgccACTGATTTAGATGAAGGGAGCAATTCTGATATTGTTTATTCATATAGTTTGTATACATCAGAGAGGACGCAACAGATGTTTAACTTGAATCCAGAAAACGGTGAAATCAGAGTAAAAGAGATGATAAATTATGAAGACTTTAAGATTTATGAAATGGAGGTCATTGCAAGTGATAAGGGGCCTAACTCCTTATCTGGACAGTGTAAACTGACAATCCAGGTGACAGATATGAATGACAACCACCCAGAAATATCCATCAAATCATTTCAAAGTCCGATCAAAGAAAATGAGCCAATAGACACAGTGATCGCTGTAGTTAGTGTCAGTGACAAAGACTCAGGAGACAACGGAGTGGTTGATCTTCATATTCCAGATAATATGCCTTTCAAACTGAGGGAATCCTCTGATAACTATTATGAGTTAGTCGTATCAGAGCCGTTAGACCGTGAGAAGGTTCCAGAATATGACGTGACTTTCACTGTTACAGACAGAGGTTCTCCTCCTTTATCTGACAATGAAACTATGACGTTggaactgctggatgtgaatgACAATGTTCCACAGTTCCCTCAGTCATTTTATACTATCCGTGTGATGGAGAATAACGCACCTGGGGCCTTGCTCAGTTCCCTCACTGCGTTTGACCCTGACCTCCATGAAAACCAGTATCTGGTGTATTTCATCCTGGAGAAGGAGATAGCCAACACCTCCATGTCCATGCTGTTCTCCATCAATCCAGAGAACGGGAATCTTTACGCACTGAAAACTTTTGACTATGAGATCGAGAAGGAGTTTCTTTTCCACATCGAGGCCAGAGACTCTGGCTCTCCTCCACTCAGCAGCAACGTGACGGTCCACATCATCATAGTGGACCAGAACGACAACGCTCCGGTGATTGTCTCTCCGTGGCGCGCGCACGGCTCGGTGGTGGAGGAAAAGATCCCCAGATCCACCGACAAAGGCTCTCTGGTTGCCAAGGTGATAGCCTTAGACACCGACTCGGTGCACAACTCTCGGATTACCTACCAGTTTCTCCAGGTGACTGACGCCACCttgttcagtctggaccaatACAACGGAGAGATCCGGACTATGAGGATGTTCAGTTACAGAGATCCGCGCCATCAGAGACTGGTTGTTGTTGCCAAGGACAACGGGGAGCCTGCTCTCTCTGCTACAGTCACCATCAAGCTGTCCACAGTGGAGACTGCCGTGAAGGCCTACTCTGACATGACGGAGGTGCCTCTAGAATACGACATCTTCTCAGACCTAAACCTGTATTTGGTCATCGGTCTGGGCTCGGTGTCATTTCTCCTGCTCATCACCATATTGGTCACCATCGTGCTCAAATGTCAGAAACCCAAGGCCAGCAAAGCGACTCCTCCCTGCAGGAACAGTGTGATCAGTGAGAGGAACTCCACCATCGCAGATTCCACTCTGGTGTCCAACGATGCCTACTGGTACAGTCTGTTTCTAGCGGAGACCAGGAAAGGAAAGCTGGTGGTGAGACAGCCTGTGCCAAAGGGCTCCAGATACATCGTGTCCAGTATACCAAGAGGAACAGGACTGACAGACACGAGTGACTCTGCAGCGTCCACTCTGCAG GcatccaccaccagcagcagcagttccaCATAA